The genomic window agcccccttcaaagCGACGGGAACCCACGGCGGCACGACCGGAggactcgcagactgctgttctcctccttgcacccttccaagttcgtggcatcctcttgagattggcctccagggCGGAGGTCCTGACGGGGGAACCCCTTAAAGAGAATCGGGGGACTGAAAATGGCGGAGAGCCGGCGAAGATGGCAAAAATCGATgcaaaggatgctcggagtcggaaggggcaccgatggagtggctgagtggctaagctctctggCGAAAGGAAGATATCGTCCCTCAAGCGAAGTGAAGCCCCccaaggaagggtggggggtttaaataggcaacggagcctagcgcaattatggtggcgagtgtccctaggccaaccggtgctcaccacgtgtcccgcgtgtcccattcGTCGCTACCTggggttgactgttcgcaaactttcatggcacgatgcttgggatcatgtcccggtgggagtttcgaaaagactctttgaGTCGctctaatcgaaaaaagggctccgacatgcgcgcattaaatgccaatatATCTGAGGACGGTTGCGCGCGGGCGTCagagggagaacttcggctgcgacgacctctctgtacttccttcattcgaaatttaaactcggaagtaggggactggtgttgggtataaaatatcctcggccgaagttcttggcgggattgaccctcgcaagtctcttctgactttcgactgctgttggtgaactcccatcgctccgcccggatttctacgggagccgggctccgtcctcgactccaatggctgcagacagtcttcgtccggactcctacgggagccggactccgcccacgacttcaaccgcaagtagactccgcccggactcctacgggagccgggctccgtcctcaacttcaactgctggtaagccttgtccgaactcctacggaggccggacttctctttgattttaattgcaggaagactccgcccggattcctacgggagtcgagctccgtcctcgactccaacggctgcagacagacttcgttcggactcctacgggagccggactccgcccacgacttcaactgcaagtagactccacccggactcctacgggagccgggctccatcctcaacttcaactgctggtaagccttgtccggactcctacggggaccgaacttcgcctttgattttaattgcaggaagactccgcccggattcctacgggagtcgggctccgtcctcgactccaacggctgcagacagacttcgtccggactcctacgggagccggactccgcccacgacttcaaccgcaagtagactccgcccggactcctacgggagctgggctccatcctcaacttcaactgctggtaagccttgtccggactcctacgggggccggacttcgcctttgattttaattacaggaagactccgcccggattcctacgggagccgggcttcgtcctcgactccaacggctgcagacagacttcgtccggactcctacgggagccggactccgcccacaacttcaatcgcaggtagactccgcccggactcctatgggagtcgggctccgtcctcaacttcaactgctggtaagccttgtccagactcctacgggggccggacttcgcctttgattttaattgcaggaagactccgcccggattcctacgggagtcgggctccgtcctcgactccaacagctgcagacagacttcgtccggactcctacgggagccggactccgcccacgaccccaactgcaagtagacttcgtccggactcctacggatgcCAGActtcgtcttctattccgactgcgggaagatctcgcccaaactcctatgggtaccggacctcgctaccgactccaaccgaacttcgacggacaagtctggaccccctggcaggccacagtaacggacaacactgctccactccctgcggcggaccctacgcagctccattactccctggcaggccgtattaacggccacaattctgctccactccctgacgagtcacgacagcggacgccgctccactccccgtaactgattccacgtggcgagccacggcgatagccacgatcccactccactaccctccgcaataaattcctcctgactctgggcggcccactaccagacggttacaggcgtcgctatcaatttgttgccccctccgtctataaaaggggaacctcagatacgttattctataagctctcgtttttacctagaaaccctgctaaaattttcgttcgagcactccattcttgttgaggcagagaactgacttgagcgtcggagggtcttgccggagcaaccccacctccggtttagacttcttttgcaggttccggcggcgaccgcgactccagcttctccgacgtaagcgaatttttgcaccaacaataatcatataaatattaagtaatatgaatataatattatatcactatatAGTATTTTATCCTAATCAtccattaatattttataaaattttggccatagatcttaaaaggatattttggaaaaaaaatatcaCCATATTCCATCCCATGGAAAGTGCAAAAACCTaccttttccttggattttcaCCTCCCATGAAATGTAGGAAGTGAAGAGCTTTTttcattctctcttctcttaaaattcCAACCAAACAAAAAGTCCTCTCTTTACTTTTCAAGAATTATCTTTTTTAGGGCTGAGCATTGGATGAATTTAGTTGGGTTGGGAGAAAAATTTTATCTGACCGAATCCAATcggattgaagaaaattcaacttAACGCCGACcgtttattatatataaattgttTGAAACCAAAGTAAACGGTTTGTAGTAAATTTGGATGGATTGTGTCGGTTTGTATTTCAGTGTTgatccaatattgattttaagtctaaTATTGGTCCACTTaagtttatttacttttttttatcaatttaatgtaAAAGAGGCCTAAACCTTATAAGTTATAAAATTTGTACTTATTGTTAAATCtgtacaaaacaaaacaaaaaaagagaagatttacTCATCTGAAAGTAACTCCATCTGAAAGCTTCTATTttagaattatctcaaattgatgtgttttcatcaataattcaatattaatatccTCGTGAATCTAAATAGAGGATACGGTATTTTTTtgaatgaagtattgaagtctaaacaaCACCATCTCAAAATAAATGGGAGTTTGTGAAATATTACATTGATTAGATTCgattttatatggattaaaaatgtaaaaattaaattcgatcgtaaataattttttataaattttaatctaattatatcTGATTTATATCTTTCAATTGATCGCAATCAATATTTATTAAatcaaattagataatttttttttaattttaattaattaattaattaattatttatttattttccttCACCTTCCGTCAACCGAACGAATCCCTAATCGCTAACGCCACGTTCACCTGTTGCCACTGCCCGCGAGGTCACCAATTCGCCGCAACCGCCCACCCACCAACCTCTTTTGCACCTCCTCGTTATTATTGGCCTGTTCTGTCTCCTTCTCTCCAACCCTGTCCTTCACTCCCACGCATCACCATCTTTTACAGCCCATGCATTTACTCCCTAAGACGGTAGATCACATCAAGAATTATTTAAGGTaatccttaaataaattggtGACATGCTCAACGCGTTGCCATAGTACCGTCCGTCATTTAATTCTCGCATTTGAAGAGTCCAACTGTTAGCGGACGCAGTCCAACCTCCTCCAGCTACGGACAGCTAGAGTCCCGGGCACTACGAGGCATTTGCTTGGTTCCATTTTCCACGCTTCCTCTTCTAGCAGGGCTCCGCCCCTTCGATCATGGCGAGGCAAAGAATCAAAATTTTTGGTGTGCGGGTCAGAAGGACGGATTTCCTATTTTGTTATATTTCGCCGGACATCCATcttaaagataaaatttaaaaacaAAATTAGAATAGAATTTCACCTACCAACAAAGTCTTTTAcccttataatttaaaaataaaaataaaaataaaaaaaaatcatgtgctTGAAGAGTGGTTATTTGCTCGCATTCTTTTTCCTTCCTCACGAGATCTTTTTCCTCATCCCTGAGTCTTTTTGTTCTCCTGAGGTTATTCGCCCGTATTCTTCCTTCTTCCTCATGAGCTCTTTTTCCTCATCCCCGTGTCTTTCTGTTCtcttgtgaatcttcttctttatAAAAATATTACGATCATGTTTATCAATACACAATCTCTAATCATCCAATGGATACTTAGCAAAATATCATCCAGCATCccaatatatatttttagataaatcaatatgtaatttttaaACATATGTCATAGTCAAATGATATGCACCTAACAAAACAGTCATTTAGTACCCCAATgtatatctataatttttaaaatataatattcattGGTATACAATTTATGATCGGATAATACACACTTGTCAGCTTCCAGACACATATTATAAATATCTTTGATATATATCTAGCAGCAATTAATCCAATATATATCTTCAGATAAATTGATATACATTTTTTAGATCATAGTGTTTACCGGTAGGTAATATACGTACGTACATAGTAAAATAGTTATCTAGCATCCAAATATATATCTTCATATAAATCGATACATAGTCTTTGATATATGGTATTCATCAATACCCACTATATGGCTAGGTGATATAAATCTCGTAAAATAATCATCTAGCatcccaatatatatatatgtaaatgaaTCGATATAGTTTCTAAAAAATGACGTTCACAGATGCGCACAGTACATTGTCAAGTGAAACATATCTGTCGATTTTGCTGATCATAAAAAGAGAGAATTGGAGGATGAGAAATGAACTCAGGAAGAAAAGAAAGGTCCACAAATAGGAGAGATGGCTTAATGACGAAAAGGATGAATAGAGAGAGAgtttgatgaagaagaagaaaggatgcTGATGGAGAGCCTCTTTTTATGTatatgatttctttttttttttctttgaagttACTAAATTATCGAGCTCTATTGGTAGTAGGAGTTCCATTCCAATTAGGTTTTTGGGTTTCGCACCAGAGGAAACATGGCAAACTAGGAAATCCAATCCATACAATATTCTTTGGTACCTGCATCAAAGAGTTTTTGTTTGTATAAAGACTTGGCCTACATGCAGCTAGCGTTGACTATGTCTCTACCATTTATATTGGAATGGCCTCTGCGACATTGATATGGAGAAATTATTAGTGAACTAGATCCACAGTAGATGGATGCCAAGGAAAGGGGAGTGACAACTGATGCAAGCAGCGGTTCGGATAGTTTATCAAGAGATTATAATTATTTTCTAGTTTCTACAAGAAGTGACATGAGGATTACTATTTATCTTTGTATATATTTTGGTGATTAAAACCCACACCGACATTACATATAATTAAATTAGCAGTGGCCAATCTAGTCAAACTAATAATTTCTCTATTATTGCTGTCAAAGTTAGGTGACAACTAATCTCACACGTGGACAGCAAACTAGAAAGAAGATACTATATTTAAATGCTAAAATAGATGACTTCGCCTCCCTCACTTGACATGACACATCAACTACGTACTTTGCCACAAGGCCGACCCTCAAGGGTTCAGGTCGTATATTCCGTGCAAAAGATCCTCTAGTCCCTTTCTTAATTCCATCCATTTGTATAGTTCTTGAAGCGGTCATCATGTTATCCAATCGTTGATGTCGCGAATGGTGAACCATTCTTTCATGCAAAACATAAACCTAAATCCGACCCTCAAAATGTAAGGTTCAAGATCATCTATCAGGGCATATCTTTGCCTCTGACGGGATAAGTAGGTCTCATCGTTATCCAATAGGAGGTAACAACGTAACATCACATCCCTTGTTTCTTTGAtaaatgaaaatttcattatatgttttcaaaaattttattgcaaTTGCTTGCCCGTAATGGAGCCAAATTTCTACTAGAAAATCCTTGCGGCCAACATGTGGCAACACTACATGTTTGACACATGCTGCCAACCGACAAATTGTATAACAAGCCTCTAAATCTATCTGAAAAACACATTGCTAAAAATTCCCTTCCAGCTTTTTTATCTCTTTTACATAGCATTGTTCCATAGAAACCAACTCCTCTGCGGTGTGAGCGATGCATCATGCTACGGTGCATTATACTGGCTGTCCATTGTACGATGAACGATCAATAAACAATGCATACTGTGTATATGCACAACCGACGCCCATACGCTTATTGTTTGCTGGTTGTCTATCCAATATGATACACCGCGTGCTATGATGTACCCTTGAGGATCCATGCTCTTTCCGATATCACGGACTTCACCGTAGGACACCTCCAAAGTTCTTGCTTGAAGATAGAAGTTTAGTTCTTGCTTGAAGAAGTTTAGGTGGGTGGCACTAAAAACTCACCTGCCACTTTGAACGTCCATAAATACCGTTCCAATTTTTCGGATGCAGCAAAGCTACGGTAAATGCCGCTGCATTGCCCAAATTTGCACGGGAAGAGTGATATGAATGAGCCCACCGCACTAAAATGATGGAAGCGGGTTCCACTCTCTCCCTCTTTTATTTTGGTATACCGTATACTTACCGACTGTGGAGTAGCTAGTGGTTACATCTGTTTCGAAGCCTCACGCATTCTGCATGGAGACAGCGTTCAAGGAGATTATCTTTATATGAGTATGGCATCATCCGGTGGTTAGAGTAGAAGCTTCCACTGGCGAGAAACCGGAGCTCATCTTTGCACTTGACCATTCATGTGACGGCGTTAACACCTTCACGGCATCCAGAGTCCTTTTCTTTCTCTATATATCTAGGCTTTGCGCGCAACAAAGAGTCTGAAATCTTCTTTAGACTTATTCTATTCCATGTACCCACGCTTTCTTTTAGTTGGTGGTAGATAGATGGCATTTGTCCTTTGGAGATCAGCAGCAGCAGTACTTAGTCTCTGCCTTCTGCATTTCTGCCACTCAGAGAAAGGTTTGTATCCTTCGGTCTCTTCCAGCCAGATGAGCAGTCTAATAGCATGTATCCAATTCAACCGTTACATTCGAACAGTGGTGGActgtttttttttcttgtttttttttttgggcaagtAACTGTACTGAATTGAAGTCTTATGAACTCGCTCTTCTTCTTGACTCTTCTTTATGAGCAGCGCCAAATTATAGCTTTGTGAAGAGTGCCGAGCATGCTCCACCGATATCATACTATGACTACATCATCGTTGGCGGCGGGACGGCGGGCTGTCCTCTGGCCGCCACCCTCTCCCAAAAGTTCAAGGTTTTGCTTCTAGAGAGAGGCGGCTCCCCCTATGGCAACAAGAACATAACCAACTTGGCCTACTTCGCCAACACCCTTGCCGATGACTCCCCTACGTCGGCCTCGCAGCGCTTCGTGTCAGAGGATGGAGTCATCAACGCACGGGCTCGTGTGCTTGGTGGTGGGAGCTGCCTCAATGCGGGGTTCTACACACGAGCCAGCCCGCAGTACGTGCGGAAGGCTGGTTGGGATTGGAGACTGGTGAATGAGTCCTACAGATGGGTAGAGAAGATTGTGGTATTCGAACCACCTGTGCTTCAATGGCAGTCAGCTTTGAGGGACGGGCTTCTGGAGGTCGGCCTGACGCCATTCAATGGATACAGTTTTGATCACATATATGGGACTAAAGTTGGGGGAACCATATTCGATATGGATGGGCACAGGCACACTGCTGCCGATTTGCTCGAGTATACGAACCCGGGTGGGCTTACAGTGCTCTTGCATGCCAGAGTGGGAAAGATCATGTTCAGGCACAACGGTGAGGTTTTGCTTAACACGAGCATTATAATGTGCAAAAGCACTTAAGGGGTGCTTGGTTGGGGGAACGGAGGTTTGGAATAGAAATCGAAATCGATGGTTTCAATTCCAGCCACTTGATCGGAGGGAGTTTCATTCTGCTTTCGATTCAAGGATGGAACGGAAATGGCTTAATCTATCTAAAACTTAATCTctcctctcctctatggattcaaatttcaattccgatttcgattcttgTCATGAACCAAACACTGCAGAGAATGTGATCATTTCGATTCCCATTCATattcattccgattctgatttcgatttcgaaCACGAACCAAACACCCTCTAAGGATATATGGCTACTTGGACAACATATTTGCATGATATTTTCATTCTTCTATATGGATAGGAATTGGTTAAGAGATAGAAAaatgaagaaataaaaaagattttttttctccgTTAATATAATACCACGATAATGATAATGATATTTTAGATTGCCAAGCTAGCTTTATATTTGCATGATACTCACCATTTATGATGCACTACTTTGTCTTCAGGAAAACAAAGGCCAGTAGCCCATGGAGTGGTGTTCAGAGACCCGGCGGGAACCAAGCACAAAGCCTACCTGAAGAAGGGAACCAAGAACGAGATCATACTCTCAGCAGGAGCCATTGGGAGTCCTCAGCTGCTGATGCTGAGTGGCATCGGCCCGAGGAGCCACCTCGAGTCGCTGGGCATCAGGGTGTTAGTGGACCAGCCAAACGTCGGGCGGGGCATGGCAGACAACCCCATGAACGCCATCTTCGTCCCTTCCCCGGAGCCGGTCGAGGTTTCTCTCATTCAGGTCGTCGGTATCACAAAGTTCGGGAGCTTCGTCGAGGGGGCCAGTGGGTCCAATTTTGCCTCTCCCACCTCCGGCGAGCCTACGAGCAGAAACTTTGGCATGTTCTCTCCTCAGGTGCTTACTAAAAGAGCTTCACAGTCCTTTTCCTGGCAGCCTACGTTATGGAACGTTGGTGAGGCTGGTTGGTCTAATCATAGCAGTCCACGCACCGTGATTCCTTCAGATATGGTGAACTTTTATAtctaacttatttttttgcaCCTCCCAAGTTAAAGGTGGACGGCTATGATTGATTGATCAGCTTCCCTCTCTACTGCGGggaagaaattttaaaaaattgaaaacggAGCGCTCGGGCCACCCTCCCGCGGAGCAACATTAAGGTGAATTAAGCTAAGGATTTATCTCAACCCAGGAGAAACTCAAAACATGATAATGATATGCCAAGATCTCCTTCAATATATTTATATCATATCAATTGATGTTGCTCGATATCCAGGAAATCATCAATTTATATAAAGACGAAATTAGGTCCTATGTTTAGGACACACTGTGTTGATGAATGGTTGATGTAGATAGGAACTGATGTCTTCgccgaattgaaagacctcgctCTCACCTAACGTCAAAAGTTTTCTTGAAAGATtttccgaaaaaaaaaaagaaaatataggaTTTATTTTAACTAATTATGTTACATCATTTCTTTAAAGAGAAAAACGTACACAACCTAGCTAATAGTGCACCAAAAATGGCTTGAACAGAAGGGACTCAATGGGCAGCATAAGGGCCAAGCCCAGTTTGGGGCCGGTTTCAGTTTCGACCCAACTGGGCTCATATTAGCCTGCTAACATCAGACATTAAATTGGACTTTATTCACCTTTTGTTGGCCTCCTATTGGATCAGGCCGGCTCAAAGCAAACCAACTTCTTCAGCTATCAAAAAGGAGGCAGACCTGGTCCTGTAGCCCACACAACTTTGAGCTTCTGTAGTTGTGGGCTAAACACAAGTTGGAGCTCAAAAATTTTAAGGTTGAGGCAAATCATGGTCATCCCTTCTAACTAACATGGCATTCTTTTGTCCTCCAATTGTTCGTGCACCTCATTTGTTGCTTCCTTGTTTCCTGAAACTTGGGTTACAAAGAATTTACTGCCCTAGTTCATTTTTTTCCCCCCTCTCTGAAGTAGTCTCTTAATGTTTCAGACATCATTCTAAGTTCACCCTCCTAATTTTTGGTTGCATCTGCAGACTGGTCAACTATCCACGGTTCCACCCAAGCAAAGAACTCCTGAAGCCATTGCAAGAGCAGTCCATGCCATGAACAATATTGAGGAATCTTTTTTCAGAGGTGGATTCATCCTTGAAAAGGTTGCTGGCCCCCTCTCTAGGGGTCATCTTGAGCTTCGCAACAGGAATCCAGACGACAACCCATCGGTCACCTTCAACTACTTCAAGGATCCCTTGGACCTCCAAAGATGCATCAAAGGCATCGAGACCATCGAGAAAGTGGTGCAGTCCAAGGCATTCTCTAGGTTCAGGTATCCTTACATATCGATAGAAGCGTTGCTCAATATGACGGCGAACTTTCCGACGAACATGATTCCAAGGCATGACAACGATTCCAAGTCCTTGGCACAGTACTGCAAGGACACCGTGATGACCATTTGGCACTACCATGGGGGTTGCCAGGTTGAACGAGTCGTCGATTATGATTACAAAGTTCTTGGTGTCGATGCACTTCGAGTCATCGATGGATCCACGTTTAATTCCTCACCTGGAACCAATCCACAGGCAACAGTCATGATGCTGGGAaggtaaatattaatatattcctTCTTCCAACTTTAATTGTTTAGCAACTTCATCGTCAtcgccatcatcatcatcatcctttcttcttcttcttcttcgttttTACCTTGTAGGAGAGTGTTTTGTGCCAAAGTCTGAAAATGGTCGGCCGGTTTGGTGAGAACTGAGACGTTTTTTTTTTTGCGACGTGTTAACATTTTCAAAAGCCTCATATCATGTGTTATATATATTATGGAATCTCAatttcaaagaagaaaatatattatGTGACAGCATTAGTACCATTTTTCAGACATTATTAAATCCTTGCAAGCTTCAGAGTAGTAGTGTTACTGCAATAGTAATTAGTAAAATTTTTCTGTTTACAATTGATGCTAGGGTAATCCACTAATCAAGCTTATCTAGTCATAACTtacaattttattaaattttatggtAGTTGAGTTTCTAATTTACTTTTCTTTCctgcaaaaataaatattgatttttaaAGCATGCTCCCTTTGGTCTTTATTAGGTATATGGGAATCAGAATCCAAAATGAAAGGTTGGGAACGCATGAAGCGGAGAGCAAAGCCTGAATGCTTTTCTCGTGCGGAAGAGGAGTTCCTGGGAGCCTATGCGTTGGTATCCCTTAATATGTTCTGAGGAAACATTCAAAAAAAGAAAGTTCTCAGGACTACTTT from Elaeis guineensis isolate ETL-2024a chromosome 4, EG11, whole genome shotgun sequence includes these protein-coding regions:
- the LOC105043376 gene encoding protein HOTHEAD produces the protein MAFVLWRSAAAVLSLCLLHFCHSEKAPNYSFVKSAEHAPPISYYDYIIVGGGTAGCPLAATLSQKFKVLLLERGGSPYGNKNITNLAYFANTLADDSPTSASQRFVSEDGVINARARVLGGGSCLNAGFYTRASPQYVRKAGWDWRLVNESYRWVEKIVVFEPPVLQWQSALRDGLLEVGLTPFNGYSFDHIYGTKVGGTIFDMDGHRHTAADLLEYTNPGGLTVLLHARVGKIMFRHNGKQRPVAHGVVFRDPAGTKHKAYLKKGTKNEIILSAGAIGSPQLLMLSGIGPRSHLESLGIRVLVDQPNVGRGMADNPMNAIFVPSPEPVEVSLIQVVGITKFGSFVEGASGSNFASPTSGEPTSRNFGMFSPQTGQLSTVPPKQRTPEAIARAVHAMNNIEESFFRGGFILEKVAGPLSRGHLELRNRNPDDNPSVTFNYFKDPLDLQRCIKGIETIEKVVQSKAFSRFRYPYISIEALLNMTANFPTNMIPRHDNDSKSLAQYCKDTVMTIWHYHGGCQVERVVDYDYKVLGVDALRVIDGSTFNSSPGTNPQATVMMLGRYMGIRIQNERLGTHEAESKA